Genomic DNA from Pseudomonas sp. CCC3.1:
CTTTCTTTTTGTCGTCGGCTTGCACCACCCACCACGGTGCCTCGGCGATGTGGGTGCGTTCGAGCATAATTTCCTTGGCCTTGGTGTAAGCCTCCCAGCGCCGCCGCGACTCCAGGTCCATGGGGCTGAGCTTCCACTGCTTGAGCGGATCGTGGATGCGACTCAGAAAGCGCGTGTGCTGTTCTTCGTCCGAAATCGAGAACCAATACTTGATGAGTTGAATGCCCGAACGGGCGAGCATCCGCTCAAACTCGGGCACCGAGCGGAAGAACTCTTCGTATTGATAGGCGTTGCAAAAGCCCATGACTTGCTCGACGCCTGCTCGGTTGTACCAACTGCGGTCGAACAGCACGATCTCACCCGCGGCGGGCAAATGTGAGACATAACGCTGGAAGTACCATTGACTGCGTTCGCGGTCGTTGGGGGCGGGCAGGGCCGCAACGCGACAGATACGCGGATTGAGGCGTTGCGTGATGCGCTTGATCACGCCGCCTTTGCCCGCCGCATCGCGGCCTTCAAACAGAATCACCACTTTGTGGCCGGTCTTGGCCACCCAGCTTTGCAGCTTTACCAGCTCTCCCTGCAGGCGAAACAACTCGCGGAAATAGTGGCGGCGGGCATCCTTTTCGCTGCCATCCTGAACGTGCTCATCGAGCAGCGCGTTCAAGTCATGCCCGTCTTCCGATAATTCCAGCTCCAGCTCTTCGTCGCTGTAATCCAGCAAATCGCGATGGATACCCTGCATCAGGCTGTCATGAGTAGAAAGCATGTCGGCTAACTCGCTTGGTGGGGTGACGCCACGATGCTAGTCGCCATTTATGACCAAGTAGTGACCTGCACCAGTCCGGCTCCCACAACGATAAAGCTTTCTGCCTACACGCACTCCAGACCCAGCTGACTTCGGTTGCTTTTTTATGCCGATAACGTGCGGCGCTCTCCCACAGGAAAGCGCCATATGGCCGGTCAGAAAGGCGTCACCCAAACACTGCGGCGTATCGGCGGCGATGGCGGCCAAGGGGGGTCGTATTTCGACGACATGACCCCCGCCGAGCTCAAAGAGCGCCAAGACCTGCAAACAAAGTACGAGGCCATGCTGGCGCGACAAGAGGCCTACATGGAACGCCGTCGAGCGGATTTCGCGGCGCAGGAACGCCTTGATGCCGAGCGCCGGGGTTGCGTATTTATCAAGTCCTGCAAGCTGCCCGACGCCGTCATCAACTACAACGACCCCGCAGGCTTTGTGCCCGTTGACAGCCTGAGTGATTACGGTACCTTCGCGATTTTGGGAGCCCGCCAGGCAGACAGTTCCGGGTTAGTGCCACTGGAGCTCATTAGTGGCGCAGTCCCTGCGGGTGTGGGCAGTTTGGCTTTGGGCGGCGCGGCCACTGGCGCGACCACCACCGGAGTCGCCG
This window encodes:
- the ppk2 gene encoding polyphosphate kinase 2; this encodes MLSTHDSLMQGIHRDLLDYSDEELELELSEDGHDLNALLDEHVQDGSEKDARRHYFRELFRLQGELVKLQSWVAKTGHKVVILFEGRDAAGKGGVIKRITQRLNPRICRVAALPAPNDRERSQWYFQRYVSHLPAAGEIVLFDRSWYNRAGVEQVMGFCNAYQYEEFFRSVPEFERMLARSGIQLIKYWFSISDEEQHTRFLSRIHDPLKQWKLSPMDLESRRRWEAYTKAKEIMLERTHIAEAPWWVVQADDKKKARLNCIRHLLDQMPYEDVEIPTIELPERVRQQDYSRSPTPPELIVPQVY